The following proteins are co-located in the Camelina sativa cultivar DH55 chromosome 12, Cs, whole genome shotgun sequence genome:
- the LOC104730801 gene encoding nucleosome assembly protein 1;1-like isoform X1, translating into MSNDKDNKFSVANLTAALQGEDRAGLVNALKNKLQNLASQRSDVLENLTPNVRKRVDALRDIQSQHDELEAKFREERAILEAKYETLYQPLYTKRYEIVNGTVEVELAPEDTKVEQGEEKTAEEKGVPSFWLTALKNNEVTSEEVTERDEGALNYLKDIKWCKIEEPKGFKLEFVFDSNPYFKNTVLTKSYHMIDEDEPLLEKAIGTEIDWYPGKCLTQKILKKKPKKGSKNAKPIIKTEDCASFFNFFTPPQVPDEDEEIDEERAEDLQNLMEQDYDIGSTIREKIIPRAVSWFTGEAVEADDFELDDDEEDDIDEDEDDEEDEEDEDDDEDEEDDDEDEEESKTKKKPSIGNKKGGRSQIVGEGQQGERPPECKQQ; encoded by the exons ATGAGCAACGACAAAGACAACAAATTCAGCGTCGCCAATCTTACTGCTG cTCTTCAAGGCGAGGATAGAGCTGGCCTTGTGAACGCTCttaag AACAAGCTGCAGAATCTGGCTAGTCAGCGTTCTGATGTGCTCGAGAATCTCACTCCTAATGTAAGAAAGCGTGTTGATGCCTTGAGGGATATTCAG AGCCAACATGATGAACTAGAAGCAAAGTTCCGTGAGGAGAGAGCTATTCTTGAAGCTAAATATGAAACATTGTATCAGCCTTTGTATACCAAG CGTTATGAGATTGTGAATGGAACTGTTGAAGTTGAACTGGCTCCAGAAGATACGAAGGTGGAGCAAGGAGAGGAAAAAACTGCAGAAG AGAAAGGAGTTCCAAGTTTCTGGCTGACTGCCCTGAAAAATAATGAAGTTACTTCTGAGGAG GTCACAGAGCGTGATGAAGGGGCTCTCAACTATCTTAAAGATATTAAGTGGTGCAAGATTGAAGAACCTAAAGGGTTCAAACTTGAGTTTGTATTCGACTCCAATCCGTACTTTAAAAACACCGTTTTGACAAAGTCTTATCATATGATTGATGAAGATGAGCCACTACTTGAGAAGGCTATAGG GACAGAAATTGATTGGTATCCTGGAAAGTGCCTGACTCAGAAGATTCTTAAGAAGAAGCCTAAGAAAGGTTCAAAGAATGCCAAACCAATCATCAAAACCGAAGATTGCGCAAGCTTCTTTAACTTCTTCACTCCTCCACAAGTTccagatgaagatgaagaaatcgaCGAGGAAAGA GCTGAGGACCTTCAAAATCTGATGGAACAAGATTATGACATTGG ATCTACAATCCGGGAAAAAATTATCCCTCGTGCTGTCTCATGGTTTACTGGTGAGGCTGTGGAAGCAGATGACTTTGAATTagatgatgacgaagaagatgacattgatgaggatgaggatgatgaagaggatgaggaagacgaagatgatgatgaagatgaggaggatgatgatgaggatgaggaagaaaGCAAGACCAAAAAGAAG CCATCAATCGGAAACAAG AAGGGAGGGAGATCTCAGATAGTTGGTGAGGGTCAACAAGGTGAGAGGCCACCTGAATGCAAGCAACAGTAA
- the LOC104730801 gene encoding nucleosome assembly protein 1;1-like isoform X2, whose product MSNDKDNKFSVANLTAALQGEDRAGLVNALKNKLQNLASQRSDVLENLTPNVRKRVDALRDIQSQHDELEAKFREERAILEAKYETLYQPLYTKRYEIVNGTVEVELAPEDTKVEQGEEKTAEEKGVPSFWLTALKNNEVTSEEVTERDEGALNYLKDIKWCKIEEPKGFKLEFVFDSNPYFKNTVLTKSYHMIDEDEPLLEKAIGTEIDWYPGKCLTQKILKKKPKKGSKNAKPIIKTEDCASFFNFFTPPQVPDEDEEIDEERAEDLQNLMEQDYDIGSTIREKIIPRAVSWFTGEAVEADDFELDDDEEDDIDEDEDDEEDEEDEDDDEDEEDDDEDEEESKTKKKKGGRSQIVGEGQQGERPPECKQQ is encoded by the exons ATGAGCAACGACAAAGACAACAAATTCAGCGTCGCCAATCTTACTGCTG cTCTTCAAGGCGAGGATAGAGCTGGCCTTGTGAACGCTCttaag AACAAGCTGCAGAATCTGGCTAGTCAGCGTTCTGATGTGCTCGAGAATCTCACTCCTAATGTAAGAAAGCGTGTTGATGCCTTGAGGGATATTCAG AGCCAACATGATGAACTAGAAGCAAAGTTCCGTGAGGAGAGAGCTATTCTTGAAGCTAAATATGAAACATTGTATCAGCCTTTGTATACCAAG CGTTATGAGATTGTGAATGGAACTGTTGAAGTTGAACTGGCTCCAGAAGATACGAAGGTGGAGCAAGGAGAGGAAAAAACTGCAGAAG AGAAAGGAGTTCCAAGTTTCTGGCTGACTGCCCTGAAAAATAATGAAGTTACTTCTGAGGAG GTCACAGAGCGTGATGAAGGGGCTCTCAACTATCTTAAAGATATTAAGTGGTGCAAGATTGAAGAACCTAAAGGGTTCAAACTTGAGTTTGTATTCGACTCCAATCCGTACTTTAAAAACACCGTTTTGACAAAGTCTTATCATATGATTGATGAAGATGAGCCACTACTTGAGAAGGCTATAGG GACAGAAATTGATTGGTATCCTGGAAAGTGCCTGACTCAGAAGATTCTTAAGAAGAAGCCTAAGAAAGGTTCAAAGAATGCCAAACCAATCATCAAAACCGAAGATTGCGCAAGCTTCTTTAACTTCTTCACTCCTCCACAAGTTccagatgaagatgaagaaatcgaCGAGGAAAGA GCTGAGGACCTTCAAAATCTGATGGAACAAGATTATGACATTGG ATCTACAATCCGGGAAAAAATTATCCCTCGTGCTGTCTCATGGTTTACTGGTGAGGCTGTGGAAGCAGATGACTTTGAATTagatgatgacgaagaagatgacattgatgaggatgaggatgatgaagaggatgaggaagacgaagatgatgatgaagatgaggaggatgatgatgaggatgaggaagaaaGCAAGACCAAAAAGAAG AAGGGAGGGAGATCTCAGATAGTTGGTGAGGGTCAACAAGGTGAGAGGCCACCTGAATGCAAGCAACAGTAA
- the LOC104730802 gene encoding casein kinase 1-like protein 1 — protein MEPRVGNKFRLGRKIGSGSFGEIYLGTNIHTNEEVAIKLESVKTKHPQLLYESKLYRILQGGTGVPNVKWFGVEGDYNVLVMDLLGPSLEDLFNFCSRKLSLKSVLMLADQMINRVELFHSKSFLHRDLKPDNFLMGLGRRANQVYIIDFGLAKKYRDSTTHQHIPYRENKNLTGTARYASMNTHLGIEQSRRDDLESLGYILMYFLKGSLPWQGLKAGTKKQKYERISEKKVSTSIEALCRGYPSEFASYFHYCRSLRFDDKPDYAYLKRIFRDLFIREGFQFDYVFDWTILKYQQSQLTAPPSRSINPAVGTSAALPPGISNMDRYTGEEEGRPHMESSRRRVSGALDNSANLSNQPTSSSARDSMMPSSSLFAQSAGSSRRVAAVSSSRDNFPGSEEFQRSRAGDVSRGAIPRNSPVEIAKRSSSSTRRHYESAIKGIDNLQVSDEHHPH, from the exons ATGGAGCCTCGTGTTGGAAACAAGTTTCGCCTTGGCCGGAAGATTGGTAGTGGCTCCTTTGGAGAGATCTATCTCG GTACTAATATTCATACCAATGAAGAAGTGGCTATCAAGCTT GAAAGTGTGAAGACAAAGCATCCACAGCTGCTATATGAATCCAAGTTATACAGGATTCTACAAGGAGGAA CTGGTGTTCCGAATGTGAAATGGTTTGGTGTGGAAGGGGACTACAATGTTTTGGTGATGGACTTACTAGGACCGAGTCTTGAAGATTTGTTCAATTTCTGTAGCAGGAAACTTTCATTGAAGTCGGTCCTCATGCTTGCAGATCAAATG aTCAACCGTGTTGAGTTGTTCCATTCAAAATCTTTCCTTCACCGAGATCTCAAACCAGACAATTTCCTCATGGGCCTTGGAAGGCGTGCCAACCAG GTATACATTATCGACTTTGGTCTTGCTAAGAAGTACAGGGATAGTACAACGCATCAGCACATTCCATACAG GGAAAATAAGAACCTGACAGGAACTGCGAGATATGCTAGTATGAACACTCACTTGGGAATTG AACAAAGTAGAAGAGATGATCTTGAGTCTCTTGGTTACATCCTTATGTACTTCCTCAAAGGAAG TCTTCCATGGCAAGGGCTGAAAGCTggaaccaaaaaacaaaagtatgaGAGGATTAGCGAAAAGAAAGTTTCTACATCCATTGAG GCATTATGTCGTGGTTACCCGTCTGAATTTGCATCCTATTTCCACTACTGTCGGTCACTTCGTTTTGATGACAAACCAGATTACGCTTATCTCAAAAGGATATTTCGAGATCTCTTTATACGTGAAG GGTTTCAATTTGATTACGTGTTTGACTGGACCATCTTGAAGTATCAACAGTCACAGCTAACCGCACCCCCATCTCGTTCCATC AATCCGGCGGTTGGAACTAGCGCCGCCTTGCCTCCGGGCATTTCTAACATGGATAGATACACAG GCGAGGAAGAAGGGAGACCGCATATGGAATCCTCTCGACGGAGAGTTTCAGGCGCTCTTGACAACTCTGCGAATCTTTCAAACCAACCGACTTCCTCAAGTGCTAGAGACTCCATG ATGCCGAGCTCCTCGTTGTTTGCACAGTCAGCAGGATCATCGAGGAGAGTAGCAGCGGTAAGTAGCAGCCGGGACAATTTCCCGGGAAGCGAGGAGTTTCAGAGAAGCCGTGCAGGTGACGTCAGCCGTGGTGCGATTCCAAGGAACTCTCCGGTGGAGATTGCGAAGAGGTCTTCTTCATCCACAAGAAGACACTACGAATCAGCCATTAAAGGCATAGATAATCTTCAAGTCTCCGACGAACACCACCCCCACTGA
- the LOC104730803 gene encoding glycylpeptide N-tetradecanoyltransferase 1-like, with protein sequence MGDDNSPPKFMKEQEADQNAEANALAVEDTSLETIVRRFQDSMSVEKTHKFWETQPVGQFKDIGDTSLPEGPIEPATPLSEVKQEPYNLPAAYEWTTCDMKSDYISSEVYNLLKNNYVEDDENMFRFNYLKEFLTWALRPPGYYQSWHIGVRAKTSKKLVAFISGVPARIRVRDDVVKMAEINFLCVHKKLRSKRLAPVMIKEITRRVHLENIWQAAYTAGVVLPTPVATCQYWHRTLNPKKLIDVGFSRLGPRMTMSRTIKLYKLPDVPVTPGFRKMEPCDVPAVTRLLRNYLSQFLVATDFDENDVEHWLLPREDVVDSYLVESPETHDVTDFCSFYTLPSTILGNPNYTTLKAAYSYYNVATRTTFTQLMNDALIIAKQKGFDVFNALDVMHNESFLKELKFGPGDGQLHYYLYNYRLRNALKPSELGLVLL encoded by the coding sequence ATGGGAGACGACAATTCACCTCCGAAATTTATGAAAGAACAAGAAGCTGATCAAAATGCTGAAGCAAACGCATTAGCTGTGGAAGATACTTCACTGGAAACTATAGTCAGACGATTCCAAGACTCCATGTCGGTGGAAAAAACGCACAAGTTCTGGGAGACTCAACCTGTTGGGCAGTTCAAAGATATCGGTGACACGAGTCTACCTGAAGGTCCTATTGAGCCTGCAACTCCGTTGTCTGAGGTCAAGCAGGAGCCTTACAACCTCCCTGCTGCTTATGAATGGACCACATGTGACATGAAGTCTGATTACATTTCCTCAGAAGTTTACAACCTTCTTAAGAACAACTATGTTGAGGATGACGAGAATATGTTCAGGTTCAATTATTTGAAGGAGTTTCTGACTTGGGCTCTTCGTCCACCTGGTTATTATCAGAGCTGGCATATTGGAGTCCGTGCCAAAACTTCGAAGAAGCTTGTTGCTTTCATCAGCGGTGTGCCAGCTAGGATCAGGGTGCGTGACGATGTTGTGAAAATGGCGGAGATTAATTTCTTATGCGTTCACAAGAAGCTTAGGTCTAAGAGACTTGCACCTGTTATGATTAAGGAGATTACGAGGAGGGTTCATTTGGAGAATATTTGGCAAGCAGCTTATACTGCAGGGGTTGTACTTCCGACACCAGTTGCTACCTGCCAATATTGGCACAGGACTTTGAACCCTAAGAAGCTCATTGATGTCGGATTTTCAAGGCTTGGTCCAAGAATGACAATGAGCAGAACCATTAAACTGTACAAGTTACCAGATGTGCCAGTTACTCCTGGATTCAGGAAAATGGAACCCTGTGATGTCCCTGCTGTAACACGGTTGCTCAGGAATTATCTTAGTCAGTTTCTCGTTGCGACTGACTTTGATGAGAATGATGTTGAGCACTGGCTTCTCCCAAGAGAGGATGTTGTGGACAGTTATCTTGTAGAGAGCCCGGAAACCCATGATGTTACTGACTTCTGCAGCTTCTACACTCTTCCTTCAACAATTCTCGGCAACCCCAATTATACAACACTGAAAGCTGCATATTCTTACTACAATGTGGCCACCCGGACCACTTTTACTCAGCTGATGAATGATGCTCTAATAATCGCCAAACAAAAGGGTTTTGATGTATTCAATGCATTGGATGTCATGCACAATGAGAGTTTCCTAAAAGAATTGAAGTTTGGTCCAGGAGATGGGCAGCTTCACTATTATCTCTACAACTACCGTTTAAGAAACGCCTTAAAGCCATCGGAACTTGGTCTGGTACTCTTATGA
- the LOC104733290 gene encoding disease resistance protein RPS2-like, with protein MDFISSLLVGLVQGLCESMNMAERRGVKIDLRQAITELETAIGDLKAIRDDLNLRIQQDDLEGRSCSNRAREWLSVVQETETKTASILARFRRREQPTNMQRRCLGCADYKLCKKVSATLKSIGELRQRSKDIETDGGSIQVTFREIPIKCVVGITTMIEQVLDLLSEEEERGIIGVYGPGGVGKTTLMQSINNELVTKGHQYDLLIWVTMSREFGECTIQQAVGAQIGLSWGEKETGEQRALKIHRALKQKRFLLLLDDAWEEIDLQKTGVPRPDRENKCKVIFTTRSLALCNIMGADCRLRVDFLEKQYAWELFCDKLGRKDILESPSIRRHAEIIVSKCGGLPLALITLGGAMAHRETEEEWIHASEVLTRFPAEMKGMNYVFALLKFSYDNLESDLLRSCFLYCALFPEEHSIEIEQLVEYWVGEGFLTSSRGVNTIYKGYFLIGDLKAACLLETGDEKTQVKMHNVVRSFALWMASEQGTYKELILVEPSMGLTDAPKAENWQQALVISLLDNRIQTLPEKPVCPNLTTLMLQQNSFMKKIPTDFFRHMPFLRVLDLSFTSITEIPLSIKNLVELYHLSMSGTKISVLPQELGNLRKLKHLDLQRTQFLQTIPRDAICWLSKLEVLNLYYSYAGWELQSFGEDVVEELGFADLECLENLTTLGITVLSLETLKTLYEVGALHNCIQHLHVEECNGLLYLNLPSLANHGRSLRRLSIKSCHDLEYLVTPTDVENDWLPSLEVLTLNSLQKLSRVWGNSVSKECLRNIRCINISHCHKLKNVSWVSQLPKLEVIDLLDCRELEELISEHESPSVDDPASFPALKTLTFRDLPEVRSILPSQLSFQKLETLVITNCPKVKKLPFQETVQMNLPTVYCYEKWWDALENDQPNKELYCLPRFVPN; from the coding sequence ATGGATTTCATCTCATCCCTACTAGTGGGTTTAGTTCAGGGGTTGTGTGAATCTATGAATATGGCAGAGAGAAGAGGAGTTAAGATTGATCTTAGACAAGCCATCACTGAACTCGAAACAGCCATCGGTGATTTGAAGGCCATACGTGATGATCTGAATTTACGGATCCAACAGGACGATCTTGAGGGACGAAGCTGCTCAAATCGTGCCAGAGAGTGGCTTAGTGTGGTGCAAGAAACGGAGACTAAAACAGCCTCAATTTTAGCGAGGTTTAGACGTCGGGAACAGCCGACGAATATGCAACGGAGATGCCTCGGTTGTGCTGACTACAAACTGTGCAAGAAGGTTTCTGCGACACTGAAGTCCATCGGTGAGTTGAGACAACGCTCCAAAGATATAGAAACAGATGGCGGGTCAATTCAAGTGACTTTTAGGGAGATACCGATCAAGTGCGTGGTCGGGATTACCACGATGATAGAACAGGTTTTGGATTTActcagtgaagaagaagaaagaggaatcATAGGGGTTTATGGACCCGGTGGGGTTGGGAAGACAACTTTAATGCAGAGCATTAACAACGAGCTGGTCACAAAAGGCCATCAGTATGATCTTCTGATATGGGTTACAATGTCCAGGGAATTCGGCGAGTGCACAATTCAGCAAGCTGTTGGAGCGCAAATAGGTTTATCTTGGGGGGAGAAGGAGACCGGGGAACAAAGAGCTTTGAAGATACACAGAGCTTTGAAACAGAAACGGTTCTTGTTGCTGCTCGATGATGCCTGGGAAGAGATAGACTTGCAGAAAACCGGAGTTCCTCGACCTGACAGGGAAAACAAATGCAAGGTTATCTTCACAACACGGTCTTTGGCATTATGCAACATTATGGGTGCGGATTGCAGGTTGAGAGTGGACTTTCTGGAGAAGCAATACGCGTGGGAGCTCTTCTGTGATAAACTTGGGAGAAAAGATATCTTGGAGTCACCGTCGATTCGCCGGCACGCTGAGATTATAGTGAGTAAATGTGGAGGATTGCCACTCGCATTGATCACTTTAGGAGGAGCCATGGCTCACAGAGAGACCGAAGAAGAGTGGATCCACGCTAGTGAAGTTCTGACTAGATTTCCAGCAGAAATGAAGGGTATGAACTATGTATTTGCCCTTTTAAAATTCAGCTACGACAATCTCGAGAGTGATCTGCTCCGGTCTTGTTTCTTGTACTGCGCTTTATTCCCAGAAGAACATTCTATAGAGATCGAACAGCTTGTTGAGTACTGGGTCGGAGAAGGGTTTCTCACCAGTTCCCGTGGCGTTAATACCATTTACAAGGGATATTTTCTGATTGGGGATCTGAAAGCGGCGTGTTTGTTGGAAACAGGGGATGAGAAAACACAGGTGAAGATGCATAATGTGGTCAGAAGCTTTGCACTGTGGATGGCATCTGAACAGGGGACTTATAAGGAGCTGATCTTAGTAGAGCCTAGCATGGGACTAACTGATGCCCCTAAAGCAGAAAACTGGCAACAAGCGTTGGTGATTTCACTGTTAGATAACAGAATCCAAACCTTGCCTGAAAAACCTGTATGCCCGAATCTGACAACACTGATGCTCCAACAGAACAGCTTTATGAAGAAGATTCCAACAGACTTTTTCAGGCATATGCCTTTTCTCAGGGTGTTGGACTTGTCTTTCACAAGTATCACTGAGATTCCGTTGtctattaaaaatttggtggaGTTGTATCATCTGTCTATGTCAGGAACAAAGATAAGTGTATTGCCCCAAGAGCTTGGGAATCTTAGAAAGCTGAAGCATCTGGACCTACAAAGAACTCAGTTTCTCCAGACGATCCCACGAGATGCCATATGTTGGTTGAGCAAGCTCGAGGTTCTGAACTTGTATTACAGTTACGCTGGTTGGGAACTGCAGAGCTTTGGAGAAGATGTAGTAGAAGAACTTGGGTTTGCGGACTTGGAATGCTTGGAGAATCTAACCACACTCGGTATCACTGTTCTCTCACTGGAGACCCTGAAAACTCTCTATGAGGTTGGCGCCTTGCATAATTGCATACAGCATCTGCATGTTGAAGAGTGCAATGGTCTCCTTTACCTCAATCTCCCATCACTTGCTAACCATGGTAGGAGCTTGAGAAGACTTAGCATAAAAAGTTGCCATGACTTGGAGTACCTGGTCACACCCACAGATGTCGAAAATGATTGGCTTCCAAGTCTAGAGGTTCTGACGTTAAACAGCCTCCAAAAATTAAGCAGAGTGTGGGGAAATTCTGTAAGCAAAGAGTGTCTGCGGAATATCCGTTGCATTAACATTTCACACTGCCACAAGCTGAAGAACGTCTCATGGGTTTCGCAGCTCCCAAAGCTAGAGGTGATTGACCTGTTAGACTGCAgagagctagaggaattgataagTGAACACGAGAGTCCATCTGTTGACGATCCAGCATCATTTCCAGCCCTGAAGACTTTGACATTTAGGGATCTCCCAGAAGTAAGAAGCATCCTTCCATCTCAATTGTCTTTCCAGAAACTAGAAACTTTAGTCATCACAAATTGCCCCAAAGTGAAGAAACTGCCATTTCAGGAGACGGTCCAAATGAACTTGCCAACAGTTTACTGTTATGAGAAATGGTGGGATGCACTAGAAAACGATCAACCAAATAAAGAGCTTTACTGCTTGCCGCGCTTCGTTCCAAATTGA